In one window of Opitutus sp. GAS368 DNA:
- a CDS encoding prepilin-type N-terminal cleavage/methylation domain-containing protein translates to MHTRSLAGRPSTGFTLVEVMMASTILVVGFTGLIQGITIGSEALDTARKQQVATQIMDAEIERLRSGPWSTIAGLAASASLTIGPAGAISGDTTGFALTNYTATTSDDNQALAALAPGFTCSYVRTWLRPASATSGTVTYLRIDYTVSWTSNTGRVYSRSTSAFFGQNGLHLSYQKS, encoded by the coding sequence ATGCACACGCGCAGTCTTGCCGGCCGCCCCTCCACCGGGTTCACGTTGGTTGAAGTGATGATGGCCTCGACCATTCTGGTCGTTGGCTTTACCGGCCTGATTCAGGGGATCACCATCGGGTCGGAAGCCCTCGACACGGCCCGCAAGCAGCAGGTGGCAACCCAGATCATGGATGCAGAGATCGAGCGCCTGCGTTCCGGCCCCTGGAGCACCATCGCCGGTCTCGCGGCCAGTGCCTCGCTCACGATCGGCCCCGCGGGCGCCATCTCCGGCGACACCACCGGCTTCGCCCTGACCAATTACACCGCCACAACCAGCGACGACAACCAGGCGCTCGCCGCCCTCGCGCCGGGTTTCACCTGTTCGTATGTCCGCACCTGGCTGCGCCCGGCATCCGCCACGTCCGGCACGGTCACCTACCTGCGCATCGACTACACCGTGAGCTGGACCAGCAACACCGGCCGGGTCTACAGCCGCAGCACATCGGCGTTCTTCGGCCAGAACGGCCTGCACCTCTCCTACCAAAAATCGTGA
- a CDS encoding HD domain-containing protein: MPMDFAGLERHCVEELTAMGGDAAHDLEHVRRVVRNAQELAAAEGANLEIVLPAAWLHDCVTVPKDSPQRAQASRLAAAQAGRWLRAWGWPEDLLPEIAHAIEAHSFSAGIPPRTVEAKVVQDADRLDALGAVGLARCLLLGGALGRPLYVAGDPFCERRPADDSAACVDHFYTKLLKLGDTMQTAGGKAEAGRRTEFLRQFLAELKREITRNDFPADCADKRG; encoded by the coding sequence ATGCCGATGGATTTTGCCGGACTGGAGCGACACTGCGTGGAGGAACTGACCGCCATGGGCGGCGATGCGGCGCACGACCTGGAGCATGTGCGGCGGGTGGTGCGCAACGCCCAGGAGCTGGCCGCGGCGGAGGGCGCGAACCTGGAAATCGTGCTGCCGGCGGCCTGGCTGCACGATTGCGTGACCGTGCCGAAGGACTCGCCGCAGCGGGCGCAAGCCTCGCGGCTCGCGGCCGCGCAGGCCGGCCGGTGGTTGCGCGCTTGGGGCTGGCCGGAGGACTTGTTGCCGGAGATCGCCCACGCCATCGAGGCGCACAGTTTCAGCGCGGGCATCCCGCCGCGGACCGTCGAGGCGAAGGTGGTGCAGGACGCCGACCGGCTGGACGCGCTTGGGGCGGTGGGTCTGGCGCGCTGCCTGCTGCTCGGCGGGGCGCTGGGCCGGCCGCTGTATGTGGCCGGCGATCCTTTTTGCGAGCGACGCCCGGCGGACGACTCCGCCGCGTGCGTCGACCACTTTTATACGAAACTGCTGAAGCTCGGGGACACGATGCAGACCGCGGGCGGTAAGGCTGAAGCCGGGCGACGCACGGAGTTCCTGCGACAGTTTCTGGCGGAGTTGAAGCGTGAGATCACTCGGAATGATTTTCCCGCGGATTGCGCGGATAAACGCGGATAG
- the pilO gene encoding type 4a pilus biogenesis protein PilO, which yields MNAFLQQLLGFFRRNPFAIGFSLLAVLLWIANYFIWTRHQELAAGHQTLQRNGEDMMQALTNHGRVTTELASVKEALAFIDQHLVNEGDLPENMGYFYQLETSSRLRLEALNQLSSMPPPPDQLYKTVPFTLRTTGSYRQVLRFLRELESSPRLYKVQTYSLAQAGAGKAPGGVDSDVSLITLDLTIEVLARP from the coding sequence GTGAACGCGTTCCTTCAGCAATTGCTCGGCTTTTTCCGGCGCAATCCCTTCGCCATCGGCTTCAGCCTGCTGGCCGTGCTGCTGTGGATCGCCAACTACTTCATCTGGACCCGGCACCAGGAACTCGCGGCCGGCCACCAAACCCTGCAGCGCAACGGCGAGGACATGATGCAGGCGCTCACCAACCACGGGCGGGTCACCACCGAGCTGGCCTCCGTGAAAGAGGCTTTGGCCTTCATCGACCAGCACCTCGTCAACGAGGGGGACCTGCCCGAAAACATGGGCTATTTCTACCAGCTCGAAACCTCCAGCCGGCTCCGACTCGAGGCGCTGAACCAGCTCAGCTCCATGCCTCCGCCCCCGGATCAGCTTTACAAGACCGTGCCCTTTACCCTCCGCACCACCGGGTCCTACCGGCAGGTGCTTCGTTTCCTGCGCGAACTCGAATCCAGTCCGCGTCTCTACAAAGTCCAGACTTACTCCCTCGCCCAGGCAGGTGCCGGCAAGGCGCCGGGTGGCGTCGACAGCGACGTCAGTCTGATCACGCTGGACCTCACCATCGAAGTGCTCGCCCGCCCATGA